One window of the Pseudokineococcus lusitanus genome contains the following:
- a CDS encoding ROK family transcriptional regulator, producing the protein MPAPPAPTSPPGTPGRSGPGRAVGLRGAAGRRGPTGRGVDDLRRHNLSAVLQAVHHAGAVSRAQLTTTLALSRSTVGDLVGDMVEAGLLVERRPDASSGRGVGRPSLLVRPAPGSPTVLAVYADVHRVRVALVGLGGEVLGRLDDDLPAVVGPARAASAAASLAARLVPTAADRARLVGVGAAVPGTVRAGTGVVGLAPHLGWVEAPFGDALADALAAALGRRLPVELGNDADLGVVAEHLRGGARSTTDVVYLCGTWGLGSGIISGGNRLTGRHGFAGEVGHIGVDPEGRACHCGSRGCWESESQASAWAAPLDLDADAPDVAARVLERLDRGGVAARRTRDRVSRSFARGLASIVNVFDPRAVLLGAGLWQDLWPAVEDDVMPWVDRLVLPALRGHVDVRPAGLGTGSTLVGAAEVALAPLLADPLLPAAHLAVAP; encoded by the coding sequence GTGCCCGCCCCGCCCGCCCCCACCTCCCCGCCGGGGACCCCCGGCCGCTCCGGACCGGGCCGCGCCGTGGGCCTGCGGGGCGCCGCCGGACGCCGGGGGCCGACCGGCCGCGGCGTCGACGACCTCCGTCGGCACAACCTCAGCGCCGTCCTCCAGGCCGTGCACCACGCGGGGGCGGTGAGCCGGGCGCAGCTGACGACGACGCTGGCGCTCTCCCGCTCCACCGTCGGCGACCTCGTCGGCGACATGGTCGAGGCCGGTCTCCTCGTCGAGCGCCGGCCCGACGCCTCGTCGGGCCGCGGCGTGGGCCGGCCGTCGCTCCTCGTGCGGCCCGCGCCCGGATCCCCCACCGTGCTGGCCGTCTACGCCGACGTCCACCGCGTGCGGGTGGCGCTCGTCGGCCTCGGCGGCGAGGTCCTCGGCCGCCTCGACGACGACCTGCCCGCCGTCGTCGGCCCCGCGCGCGCGGCCTCGGCCGCCGCGTCGCTGGCGGCGCGGCTGGTCCCGACGGCGGCGGACCGGGCGCGGCTGGTCGGCGTCGGCGCGGCCGTCCCGGGCACCGTCCGGGCCGGCACCGGCGTCGTCGGCCTCGCCCCCCACCTCGGCTGGGTCGAGGCGCCCTTCGGCGACGCCCTCGCGGACGCGCTGGCGGCCGCGCTCGGCCGCCGGCTGCCCGTGGAGCTCGGGAACGACGCCGACCTCGGCGTCGTCGCGGAGCACCTGCGCGGCGGCGCCCGGTCCACCACGGACGTCGTCTACCTCTGCGGCACCTGGGGCCTCGGCAGCGGGATCATCAGCGGCGGCAACCGGCTCACGGGCCGGCACGGCTTCGCGGGCGAGGTCGGGCACATCGGCGTCGACCCCGAGGGCCGCGCCTGCCACTGCGGCAGCCGCGGGTGCTGGGAGTCGGAGAGCCAGGCGTCGGCCTGGGCGGCGCCGCTCGACCTCGACGCGGACGCGCCCGACGTCGCCGCCCGCGTCCTCGAGCGGCTCGACCGCGGCGGCGTGGCGGCCCGTCGTACCCGGGACCGCGTCTCGCGCTCCTTCGCCCGGGGCCTCGCGAGCATCGTCAACGTCTTCGACCCGCGGGCGGTGCTGCTCGGCGCGGGCCTGTGGCAGGACCTCTGGCCGGCCGTCGAGGACGACGTCATGCCCTGGGTCGACCGCCTCGTCCTGCCCGCGCTGCGGGGGCACGTCGACGTCCGTCCCGCGGGGCTCGGCACGGGCTCGACGCTCGTCGGGGCGGCCGAGGTGGCCCTCGCCCCGCTCCTCGCGGACCCGCTGCTCCCCGCGGCGCACCTCGCCGTCGCCCCCTGA
- a CDS encoding FxsA family protein has protein sequence MSRATPGARPARRRRWLLAVPPLVVLVELVGILLVGEAVGAGWTLLLLLAGAVLGGVLLVRGGIGGARRAVEHARQRGTAEGTGRELADAGLLSLGALLLVLPGFVSDVVGLLCVLPFTRPLVRRLLGAAAAATAYRVVGVRRGDVVAGRVVLRPDAGGPGSAGPVVGRVLPPGEDPSGPRPGA, from the coding sequence GTGAGCCGGGCGACCCCGGGCGCGCGGCCGGCCCGGCGCCGCCGCTGGCTGCTCGCGGTGCCGCCGCTCGTCGTCCTCGTCGAGCTGGTGGGCATCCTCCTCGTCGGCGAGGCGGTCGGGGCGGGGTGGACGCTGCTGCTGCTGCTCGCGGGCGCCGTCCTCGGCGGTGTGCTGCTCGTCCGCGGCGGGATCGGCGGTGCCCGGCGCGCGGTCGAGCACGCCCGGCAGCGCGGGACGGCCGAGGGCACGGGACGCGAGCTCGCCGACGCCGGCCTGCTGTCCCTGGGCGCGCTGCTGCTCGTCCTGCCGGGCTTCGTCTCCGACGTCGTCGGGCTGCTCTGCGTCCTGCCCTTCACCCGTCCGCTCGTGCGACGCCTGCTGGGTGCGGCGGCCGCGGCGACGGCGTACCGCGTCGTCGGCGTCCGACGCGGCGACGTCGTCGCCGGACGGGTCGTCCTCCGGCCCGACGCGGGGGGCCCCGGCAGCGCAGGGCCCGTCGTGGGCCGGGTCCTGCCCCCGGGCGAGGACCCCTCCGGGCCGCGGCCCGGCGCCTGA
- a CDS encoding RNA polymerase-binding protein RbpA: protein MADRSLRGTRLGAASLESDAGVEPAPRQMKEYVCPNDHRTVVPLSVEADVPALWECRCGEQALLLDASRPEEKPTKPARTHWDMLLERRSKEDLQVLLDERLELLRSGLLHAKRTA from the coding sequence ATGGCCGACCGGAGCCTGAGGGGCACCCGACTGGGCGCAGCGAGCCTGGAGTCCGACGCCGGCGTGGAGCCGGCGCCGCGGCAGATGAAGGAGTACGTCTGCCCGAACGACCACCGCACCGTCGTCCCGCTGTCCGTGGAGGCCGACGTGCCTGCGCTGTGGGAGTGCCGGTGCGGCGAGCAGGCCCTCCTCCTGGACGCCTCGCGCCCGGAGGAGAAGCCGACCAAGCCGGCGCGCACGCACTGGGACATGCTCCTGGAGCGCCGGAGCAAGGAGGACCTGCAGGTGCTGCTCGACGAGCGCCTGGAGCTCCTGCGCAGCGGTCTGCTGCACGCCAAGCGCACGGCCTGA
- the lnt gene encoding apolipoprotein N-acyltransferase gives MVRLSPTARVLAAVLGGLALSAAFPGTDWWWTAVPGVALLVVAVAGAGVRAGLGLGLLHGLAFFLVLLRWTAEFVGPVAHALAVLQAGFVALAGALLVLVLRLGTPPHRVGHGWAASGAVRLCLQAAAAGAVWTGTEALRARLPFGGFGWGRLAFSQADAPTLGLAALGGAPLVTFAVATAGAALGLGLLRLALLVGERRAARAHRTSPSSMTPRRTEGSRRVRGRRPAVVVPLVLAAGLVLVGAAVPRPTGAEAGTLVVAGVQGDVAEPGLEFNAERRAVLDNHVQGTLRLAEQVAAGEVPQPDVVVWPENASDIDPFANPDAAAQIRRAAEAVGAPVLVGTLVRGTVGTGLPETGPGDDGLRNVVLEWDPETGPGQAYAKRHPVPFAEYVPYRDVFRMFSSQVDLVRADMVPGTEPGVFDVAGSRLGVLICFEPVEGDLVDDVVRAGAQMLVVPTNNATFGFTDESVQQLAISRVRAVEEGRAVAHISTVGVSTIVAPDGSTGRRTALYTPDVVVGEVPLRTSLTLAARVGQWPELVLSLAGAAAALAGAATTARRRRDRPAPGGGRRHDDAVPPVPAGAGGPR, from the coding sequence ATGGTCCGCCTGTCCCCGACGGCCCGCGTCCTCGCGGCCGTCCTCGGCGGCCTCGCGCTCTCGGCCGCCTTCCCCGGCACCGACTGGTGGTGGACGGCCGTCCCGGGCGTCGCCCTCCTCGTCGTCGCCGTGGCCGGCGCCGGCGTCCGCGCGGGGCTCGGCCTCGGCCTGCTGCACGGCCTGGCCTTCTTCCTCGTCCTCCTGCGCTGGACCGCGGAGTTCGTCGGCCCCGTGGCGCACGCCCTCGCCGTGCTGCAGGCCGGCTTCGTGGCCCTCGCCGGGGCGCTCCTCGTCCTCGTGCTGCGCCTCGGGACGCCGCCGCACCGGGTCGGCCACGGGTGGGCGGCGTCCGGCGCCGTCCGGCTGTGCCTTCAGGCCGCCGCGGCCGGCGCGGTCTGGACGGGCACCGAGGCGCTGAGGGCCCGCCTCCCCTTCGGGGGCTTCGGCTGGGGCCGGCTCGCCTTCAGCCAGGCCGACGCCCCCACCCTGGGCCTCGCCGCGCTCGGCGGGGCGCCGCTCGTCACCTTCGCCGTCGCCACCGCCGGCGCCGCCCTCGGCCTGGGCCTGCTGCGCCTGGCGCTGCTCGTGGGGGAGCGCCGGGCCGCCCGGGCGCACCGCACGTCGCCGTCCTCGATGACGCCCCGCCGCACCGAGGGGAGCCGCCGGGTGCGGGGCCGCCGTCCGGCCGTCGTCGTCCCGCTCGTCCTCGCGGCGGGCCTCGTGCTCGTCGGGGCGGCCGTGCCGCGGCCCACCGGGGCGGAGGCGGGGACGCTCGTCGTCGCGGGGGTGCAGGGCGACGTCGCCGAGCCGGGCCTGGAGTTCAACGCCGAGCGGCGCGCCGTCCTCGACAACCACGTGCAGGGGACCCTGCGCCTCGCCGAGCAGGTGGCGGCAGGCGAGGTGCCGCAGCCGGACGTCGTCGTCTGGCCGGAGAACGCGAGCGACATCGACCCCTTCGCCAACCCCGACGCCGCCGCGCAGATCCGCCGGGCGGCCGAGGCCGTGGGGGCGCCGGTCCTCGTCGGCACGCTCGTCCGCGGCACCGTGGGCACCGGGCTCCCCGAGACCGGCCCCGGGGACGACGGGCTGCGCAACGTCGTCCTCGAGTGGGACCCGGAGACGGGCCCCGGCCAGGCCTACGCCAAGCGGCACCCCGTGCCCTTCGCCGAGTACGTGCCCTACCGCGACGTCTTCCGGATGTTCAGCTCGCAGGTCGACCTCGTGCGCGCGGACATGGTCCCCGGCACGGAGCCGGGCGTCTTCGACGTCGCGGGCAGCCGCCTCGGCGTCCTCATCTGCTTCGAGCCGGTGGAGGGCGACCTCGTCGACGACGTCGTCCGCGCCGGCGCGCAGATGCTCGTCGTGCCGACGAACAACGCGACCTTCGGGTTCACCGACGAGAGCGTCCAGCAGCTGGCCATCTCCCGCGTGCGCGCGGTGGAGGAAGGACGGGCCGTGGCCCACATCTCGACCGTGGGGGTCTCGACGATCGTCGCCCCGGACGGCAGCACGGGGCGCCGGACGGCGCTCTACACCCCGGACGTCGTCGTGGGCGAGGTGCCGCTGCGCACCTCCCTCACCCTCGCCGCCCGCGTCGGGCAGTGGCCCGAGCTGGTCCTCTCCCTCGCCGGGGCGGCCGCGGCCCTCGCGGGCGCGGCGACGACGGCCCGGCGCCGGCGGGACCGCCCGGCCCCGGGCGGCGGCCGCCGTCACGACGACGCCGTCCCGCCCGTCCCCGCGGGCGCCGGAGGCCCCCGGTGA
- a CDS encoding amidohydrolase, whose translation MTSAAVPADAAPRRVLYLAASVYSPADPFATAVLVEGDRVAWVGSEEAAEAQRARADVVVEAPDALVTPAFVDAHVHVTETGLALEGLDLTAVGDAGALLAAVADAARRSPGAVVRGHGWDDAAWAGPLPTRAELDRAADGAEVLLSRVDVHSALVSTALAERAGLRDGGGTEGWDGGALVTLAAHDAARDAGRRLTPAERGRAQRRALDAAAATGVAAVTECAAPHVGSPDDLRSLRALSDAGDVPEVLAYWGALATDEASARAALADVEGAGVLGLAGDLCVDGSYGSRTAWLRAPYADLEGTGLPVDHRGDPHLDAAQVAAHLVACTRVGVQGGFHVIGDAAADALIEGLLAAEREVGTPALAGARHRVEHLEAVDARVVAELARLGVVASVQPAFDAVWGGPDRLYASRLGVERATALNPFAALASAGLPLALGSDSPVTPVDPWAGVAAAASPSTAGHGLSARAAFLAGTRGGWRAARREGEGVLVPGALATLAVWSVGDLVVQAADSRVSSWSTDPRSGVPGLPDLSPGAPRPRCLRTLRAGRVLHDAGELAA comes from the coding sequence GTGACCAGCGCAGCCGTCCCCGCCGACGCGGCGCCCCGCCGCGTCCTCTACCTCGCAGCCTCCGTCTACAGCCCCGCGGACCCCTTCGCGACGGCCGTCCTCGTCGAGGGCGACCGGGTCGCGTGGGTCGGCTCCGAGGAGGCCGCGGAGGCGCAGCGGGCCCGCGCCGACGTCGTCGTCGAGGCCCCGGACGCGCTCGTCACGCCCGCCTTCGTCGACGCCCACGTCCACGTCACGGAGACGGGTCTCGCCCTCGAGGGCCTCGACCTCACGGCCGTGGGCGACGCGGGGGCACTGCTGGCCGCCGTCGCCGACGCCGCCCGCCGCAGCCCCGGCGCCGTCGTCCGCGGCCACGGCTGGGACGACGCCGCCTGGGCCGGGCCGCTGCCCACCCGCGCCGAGCTGGACCGGGCCGCCGACGGCGCCGAGGTGCTGCTCTCGCGGGTCGACGTGCACTCCGCCCTCGTCTCGACGGCGCTGGCCGAGCGGGCGGGGCTGCGCGACGGCGGCGGCACCGAGGGGTGGGACGGCGGGGCGCTCGTGACCCTCGCGGCGCACGACGCCGCCCGCGACGCCGGCCGTCGCCTCACCCCGGCCGAGCGCGGGCGGGCCCAGCGGCGCGCCCTCGACGCCGCCGCCGCCACGGGCGTCGCCGCCGTCACCGAGTGCGCCGCACCGCACGTCGGCTCGCCGGACGACCTGCGCTCGCTGCGGGCGCTCTCCGACGCCGGCGACGTCCCCGAGGTGCTCGCCTACTGGGGCGCGCTCGCCACCGACGAGGCGTCGGCCCGCGCGGCGCTCGCCGACGTCGAGGGCGCCGGCGTCCTCGGCCTCGCGGGGGACCTCTGCGTCGACGGCTCGTACGGCTCGCGGACGGCGTGGCTGCGCGCGCCGTACGCGGACCTCGAGGGCACCGGCCTGCCGGTGGACCACCGGGGCGACCCCCACCTCGACGCCGCGCAGGTGGCCGCCCACCTCGTCGCCTGCACCCGCGTCGGCGTCCAGGGCGGCTTCCACGTCATCGGGGACGCCGCCGCGGACGCCCTCATCGAGGGCCTGCTCGCCGCCGAGCGGGAGGTCGGCACGCCCGCGCTCGCCGGCGCCCGCCACCGTGTCGAGCACCTCGAGGCCGTGGACGCCCGCGTCGTCGCCGAGCTGGCCCGCCTCGGTGTCGTCGCCAGCGTCCAGCCCGCCTTCGACGCCGTCTGGGGCGGTCCGGACCGGCTCTACGCCAGCCGCCTCGGCGTCGAGCGCGCCACCGCCCTCAACCCCTTCGCGGCCCTGGCCTCGGCCGGCCTGCCCCTGGCGCTGGGCTCGGACAGCCCGGTGACGCCCGTCGACCCGTGGGCGGGGGTGGCCGCGGCGGCGTCGCCGTCCACCGCCGGCCACGGGCTGTCGGCCCGCGCCGCCTTCCTCGCCGGCACCCGCGGCGGCTGGCGCGCGGCGCGGCGCGAGGGCGAGGGCGTCCTCGTCCCCGGCGCCCTCGCCACCCTCGCCGTGTGGTCCGTCGGCGACCTCGTCGTCCAGGCCGCCGACAGCCGTGTCTCCAGCTGGAGCACCGACCCGCGCTCCGGCGTCCCCGGCCTGCCCGACCTCTCCCCGGGCGCCCCGCGCCCGCGCTGCCTGCGGACGCTGCGCGCCGGCCGGGTCCTCCACGACGCCGGCGAGCTCGCGGCCTGA
- a CDS encoding MFS transporter — translation MSTAPADARSLRRERRAWYVYDWANSGFVTTTGTVLFAPYLTAVATAAACPDLPAGVDCDATLSVLGVPVAPGSLALYTTSVSTAVSALLLPLVGALSDRVVRKRLLLGAFALVGALAAAAMALVTGTDWQLGVLLQVVAGSCLGASLVVYNALLLDLAGPDERDRVSSRGWAVGYVGGFVLLAANLALVSGHDALGLTEGDAVRLSLLSAGVWWGVFSLVPVLGLRDRPLARPPDAGAPDGAPPAPPRPGAAVRGVLGELAATVRHARGHRVTLLMLLAFLLYNDGVQTVIYAASLFGSAELGLAQSQLITAILLVQAVAVLGALLMGRLAGRFGARRTILASLGAWVVVVGVAYGLPAGRFDLFLLVAVAIGLVLGGTQAISRSLFAQLVPVGREAQYFSLYQAAERGTSWVGTLVVGLVVQATGSYRPAVGALVVFFVLGGLLLWRVDVRRGVAEAGREQPRVV, via the coding sequence GTGAGCACCGCCCCGGCCGACGCGCGGTCGCTGCGCCGCGAGCGCCGCGCCTGGTACGTCTACGACTGGGCCAACTCCGGCTTCGTCACGACGACGGGCACGGTCCTCTTCGCCCCGTACCTCACGGCCGTCGCCACGGCCGCCGCCTGCCCCGACCTGCCGGCCGGGGTCGACTGCGACGCGACGCTGTCCGTGCTCGGCGTCCCGGTGGCCCCCGGCTCGCTCGCGCTCTACACGACGTCGGTCTCCACGGCCGTCAGCGCGCTGCTGCTGCCGCTCGTCGGGGCCCTGTCGGACCGGGTCGTCCGCAAGCGACTGCTCCTGGGCGCCTTCGCCCTCGTCGGCGCGCTGGCCGCCGCGGCGATGGCCCTCGTCACGGGGACCGACTGGCAGCTCGGCGTCCTCCTCCAGGTCGTCGCCGGCAGCTGCCTCGGCGCCTCCCTCGTCGTCTACAACGCCCTGCTGCTCGACCTCGCGGGACCGGACGAGCGGGACCGCGTCTCGAGCCGCGGCTGGGCCGTCGGGTACGTCGGCGGCTTCGTCCTCCTGGCGGCCAACCTCGCGCTCGTCAGCGGCCACGACGCGCTCGGCCTCACGGAGGGCGACGCGGTCCGGCTCAGCCTGCTGTCCGCGGGCGTGTGGTGGGGGGTGTTCTCGCTCGTGCCCGTCCTCGGCCTGCGGGACCGGCCGCTGGCCCGCCCGCCCGACGCCGGTGCCCCCGACGGCGCCCCGCCGGCGCCCCCGCGCCCGGGGGCGGCGGTGCGCGGCGTCCTCGGCGAGCTGGCCGCGACGGTCCGGCACGCGCGCGGCCACCGCGTGACCCTGCTCATGCTGCTGGCGTTCCTGCTCTACAACGACGGCGTCCAGACGGTCATCTACGCCGCGAGCCTCTTCGGCAGCGCCGAGCTCGGTCTCGCGCAGTCCCAGCTCATCACCGCGATCCTCCTCGTCCAGGCCGTGGCCGTGCTGGGCGCCCTGCTGATGGGGCGCCTGGCGGGCCGCTTCGGGGCGCGCCGGACGATCCTCGCCTCCCTCGGGGCGTGGGTCGTCGTCGTCGGCGTGGCGTACGGGCTCCCCGCCGGCCGCTTCGACCTCTTCCTCCTCGTCGCCGTGGCCATCGGGCTCGTCCTCGGCGGCACGCAGGCGATCTCGCGGTCCCTCTTCGCCCAGCTCGTGCCGGTGGGCCGCGAGGCGCAGTACTTCAGCCTCTACCAGGCCGCCGAGCGCGGGACGTCGTGGGTCGGGACGCTCGTCGTGGGCCTCGTCGTGCAGGCGACCGGGTCCTACCGCCCCGCCGTCGGGGCGCTCGTCGTCTTCTTCGTCCTCGGCGGGCTCCTGCTGTGGCGCGTCGACGTGCGTCGCGGCGTCGCCGAGGCGGGGCGCGAGCAGCCGCGCGTCGTCTGA
- a CDS encoding sugar ABC transporter permease: protein MAEPAKAPTFREGVDAYVARLKGGDIGSLPALLGLGVLLVLFSVLRPETFPTAGNVANLLVQASSIVVLAMGLTFVLLLGDIDLSAGVAGGASAAVMALVLGQAGLPWFVGVLAGLLTGLVIGTLIGLFVAKVGIPSFVVTLALFLGLQGVTLRLIGQGGTIAVRDPVVVAIANGNVPVVLGWVLAVVAVVAYAALSLRKWSGQRRRGLTRDNLGVVVLRVAAVAVAVLAVTAVLSQNRARVPSIVLAGMPWSVPLIAVLLVVLSLVLGRTAYGRHVYAVGGNPEAARRAGIDVLRIRISVFMVGSTLAALAGIIDASRLNSVAPGSGGGNTLLLGVGAAVIGGTSLFGGRGKVSNAVIGGLVIAVIANGLGLLGQQAYVNFLVTGAVLLLAAAVDAVSRRRRSSAGR from the coding sequence CTGGCCGAGCCGGCGAAGGCCCCGACCTTCCGCGAGGGCGTCGACGCGTACGTCGCACGCCTCAAGGGCGGCGACATCGGATCGCTCCCGGCGCTGCTCGGGCTCGGCGTGCTGCTCGTCCTCTTCTCGGTGCTGCGCCCCGAGACCTTCCCCACCGCCGGCAACGTGGCCAACCTCCTCGTGCAGGCGTCGTCCATCGTCGTCCTCGCGATGGGCCTGACCTTCGTCCTCCTGCTCGGCGACATCGACCTCTCGGCCGGCGTCGCGGGCGGTGCCTCGGCGGCCGTCATGGCCCTCGTCCTCGGCCAGGCGGGCCTGCCCTGGTTCGTCGGCGTGCTGGCCGGCCTCCTCACCGGTCTCGTCATCGGCACGCTCATCGGGCTCTTCGTCGCCAAGGTCGGCATCCCGAGCTTCGTCGTGACGCTGGCGCTCTTCCTCGGGCTGCAGGGCGTCACGCTGCGCCTCATCGGCCAGGGCGGCACCATCGCCGTCCGCGACCCCGTCGTCGTGGCCATCGCCAACGGCAACGTGCCGGTCGTCCTCGGCTGGGTGCTCGCCGTCGTCGCGGTCGTCGCGTACGCCGCCCTGAGCCTCCGCAAGTGGTCCGGCCAGCGGCGTCGCGGGCTGACCCGCGACAACCTCGGCGTCGTCGTCCTCCGCGTCGCCGCCGTGGCCGTGGCCGTGCTCGCCGTCACCGCGGTGCTCTCCCAGAACCGCGCCCGCGTCCCGAGCATCGTCCTCGCGGGCATGCCCTGGTCGGTGCCGCTCATCGCGGTGCTGCTCGTCGTCCTGTCGCTCGTGCTGGGCCGCACGGCCTACGGCCGCCACGTGTACGCCGTCGGCGGCAACCCCGAGGCCGCCCGCCGCGCCGGCATCGACGTCCTGCGCATCCGCATCTCGGTGTTCATGGTCGGCTCCACGCTGGCCGCCCTCGCCGGGATCATCGACGCCTCCCGCCTCAACTCCGTGGCGCCCGGCTCGGGCGGCGGCAACACGCTGCTGCTCGGCGTCGGCGCCGCGGTCATCGGCGGCACGAGCCTCTTCGGCGGCCGCGGCAAGGTGAGCAACGCCGTCATCGGCGGGCTCGTCATCGCCGTCATCGCCAACGGGCTCGGTCTCCTCGGGCAGCAGGCGTACGTCAACTTCCTCGTCACCGGCGCGGTGCTCCTCCTCGCCGCGGCCGTCGACGCCGTCTCGCGGCGCCGGCGCTCCTCCGCCGGACGCTGA
- a CDS encoding sugar ABC transporter substrate-binding protein has translation MKARTRALCAASAAAVVLLAGACGSDGGTTAGGGSATGGSSTGGGSDSPQVGVILPDTESSARWESFDQPLLEAAFEDAGINAVIQNAQGDAAGMQTIADQMITQGVQVLAIVNLDSDSGAAIEAKAKQAGVQTIDYDRLTLGGSADYYVSFDNTVVGELQGQGLADCLGAEAADIVYLNGSPTDNNATLFAEGAHSVLDPMTDYTVVAEQAVPDWDNQQAATIFEQMLTQAGEIDGVLAANDGLGNAAISILAKNGLAGQVPVTGQDATVQGLQNILAGTQCMTVYKAVTDEAQGLADTAIALINGEEPPTTGTVRDETGGRDVASILLEPQAITRDNVKTVVDDGFVTAEELCTGDFAADCTELGIS, from the coding sequence ATGAAGGCACGTACCAGGGCCCTGTGCGCGGCGAGCGCGGCGGCCGTCGTCCTGCTGGCCGGCGCCTGCGGCTCGGACGGCGGGACCACCGCCGGCGGCGGCAGCGCCACGGGCGGCAGCAGCACCGGCGGCGGCTCGGACTCGCCCCAGGTGGGCGTCATCCTCCCCGACACCGAGTCCTCGGCCCGCTGGGAGAGCTTCGACCAGCCGCTGCTCGAGGCCGCCTTCGAGGACGCGGGCATCAACGCCGTCATCCAGAACGCCCAGGGCGACGCGGCCGGCATGCAGACCATCGCCGACCAGATGATCACGCAGGGCGTCCAGGTCCTCGCCATCGTCAACCTCGACTCCGACTCGGGCGCCGCCATCGAGGCCAAGGCCAAGCAGGCCGGCGTCCAGACGATCGACTACGACCGGCTCACGCTGGGCGGCTCGGCCGACTACTACGTCTCCTTCGACAACACCGTCGTCGGCGAGCTGCAGGGCCAGGGCCTGGCGGACTGCCTCGGCGCCGAGGCGGCCGACATCGTCTACCTCAACGGCTCGCCCACGGACAACAACGCGACGCTGTTCGCCGAGGGCGCCCACAGCGTCCTCGACCCGATGACCGACTACACCGTCGTCGCCGAGCAGGCCGTCCCGGACTGGGACAACCAGCAGGCCGCGACGATCTTCGAGCAGATGCTCACGCAGGCCGGCGAGATCGACGGCGTCCTCGCCGCCAACGACGGCCTCGGCAACGCGGCCATCTCGATCCTCGCCAAGAACGGCCTCGCGGGCCAGGTCCCGGTCACGGGCCAGGACGCGACGGTCCAGGGGCTGCAGAACATCCTCGCCGGCACCCAGTGCATGACGGTCTACAAGGCCGTCACCGACGAGGCGCAGGGCCTCGCGGACACGGCGATCGCCCTCATCAACGGCGAGGAGCCCCCCACCACGGGCACCGTCCGCGACGAGACCGGCGGCCGCGACGTGGCCTCCATCCTCCTCGAGCCGCAGGCCATCACCCGCGACAACGTCAAGACGGTCGTCGACGACGGCTTCGTCACGGCCGAGGAGCTGTGCACCGGCGACTTCGCGGCCGACTGCACCGAGCTCGGGATCTCCTGA
- a CDS encoding ATP-binding cassette domain-containing protein produces the protein MSHPPTPPDAGEPLLSLRGIDKSFGAVQVLHGVDLDVRAGEVTALVGDNGAGKSTLVKCVAGIYTTDAGEYRFEGRPVTVTGPKDPADLGIEVVYQDLALCDNLDVVQNMFLGREKKAGGLLDETTMEELARQTLASLSVRTIRSVRQLVASLSGGQRQTVAIAKAVLWNSRVVLLDEPTAALGVAQTRQVLDLVRRLADNGLGVVLISHNLGDVFEVADSITALYLGRSAATVRTRDVTSSQVVELITTGRSGDLGLQPAVTGASPTAAL, from the coding sequence GTGAGCCACCCCCCCACCCCGCCGGACGCCGGCGAGCCGCTGCTCTCGCTGCGCGGCATCGACAAGAGCTTCGGCGCCGTGCAGGTCCTGCACGGTGTCGACCTGGACGTGCGCGCCGGGGAGGTGACGGCCCTCGTCGGCGACAACGGCGCAGGCAAGTCGACCCTCGTCAAGTGCGTCGCCGGCATCTACACGACCGACGCGGGCGAGTACCGCTTCGAGGGCCGCCCCGTCACGGTGACGGGCCCCAAGGACCCGGCCGACCTCGGCATCGAGGTCGTGTACCAGGACCTCGCGCTGTGCGACAACCTCGACGTCGTCCAGAACATGTTCCTCGGCCGCGAGAAGAAGGCCGGCGGCCTCCTCGACGAGACGACGATGGAGGAGCTGGCGCGCCAGACCCTCGCGAGCCTGTCCGTCCGCACCATCCGCTCGGTCCGCCAGCTCGTCGCGAGCCTGTCCGGCGGCCAGCGTCAGACCGTCGCCATCGCGAAGGCCGTCCTGTGGAACTCGCGCGTCGTGCTCCTCGACGAGCCGACGGCGGCCCTCGGCGTCGCGCAGACCCGGCAGGTCCTCGACCTCGTCCGGCGGCTCGCGGACAACGGCCTCGGCGTCGTCCTCATCAGCCACAACCTCGGCGACGTCTTCGAGGTCGCCGACTCGATCACGGCGCTCTACCTCGGCCGCTCGGCCGCGACGGTCCGCACCCGCGACGTCACGAGCAGCCAGGTCGTCGAGCTCATCACCACGGGCCGCTCCGGCGACCTGGGCCTGCAGCCGGCCGTCACCGGCGCCTCCCCGACCGCGGCGCTGTGA